One window from the genome of Syntrophales bacterium encodes:
- a CDS encoding EamA family transporter — METIPLRKRISLDPAVTALIALSCLWGYNWVVMKEALKYSGPFDFAALRMVVGVVCLFGLLLWRRKSIRPKRPLQTFVLGFVGTTVTIGAVTWALALGSVGRTAILVYTMPFWVLLLAWPILGERIRGNQWIPTVLAFAGLLIILDPGHMHGSALAKILAVVSGVGWGLGAVVTKIMRGKTEFDLVSLTTWQMLFGTIPLVVIALIVPEEPVRWTPSFIAALVYSGVFSNAVSVLLWFYILEKLSAGAASMGTLATPVIGMTASFIQLGERPSPWEGAGMILILVALGLLTYIGYRQSRLLKLP, encoded by the coding sequence GTGGAAACGATCCCTTTGAGGAAAAGGATCTCCCTGGATCCCGCCGTGACGGCCCTGATCGCCCTCTCGTGCCTGTGGGGCTACAACTGGGTGGTCATGAAGGAGGCCCTGAAGTATTCCGGTCCCTTCGATTTTGCAGCCCTCCGTATGGTCGTCGGCGTGGTCTGCCTCTTCGGCCTGCTCCTCTGGCGCCGCAAATCGATCCGCCCGAAACGGCCTCTCCAGACGTTCGTCCTGGGCTTTGTGGGCACAACCGTCACCATCGGTGCCGTCACCTGGGCCCTGGCCCTCGGCTCGGTCGGGCGCACGGCCATCCTGGTCTACACGATGCCCTTCTGGGTGCTGCTCCTGGCCTGGCCCATCCTGGGGGAGCGGATCCGGGGGAACCAGTGGATTCCGACGGTATTGGCCTTTGCGGGCCTCCTGATCATCCTCGATCCCGGACACATGCACGGATCGGCCCTGGCGAAAATCCTGGCTGTCGTGTCGGGCGTCGGCTGGGGCCTGGGCGCCGTTGTCACGAAGATCATGCGCGGGAAAACGGAATTCGACCTCGTCTCCCTGACGACCTGGCAGATGCTCTTCGGCACGATCCCGCTGGTCGTGATCGCCCTCATTGTTCCCGAAGAGCCGGTCCGCTGGACGCCGTCCTTCATCGCGGCCCTTGTCTACAGCGGTGTCTTCAGCAACGCCGTGTCGGTCCTCCTGTGGTTCTACATCCTCGAAAAGCTGTCCGCCGGGGCGGCCAGCATGGGGACCCTGGCGACGCCGGTTATCGGCATGACGGCCTCCTTTATCCAGCTGGGCGAGCGCCCCTCTCCCTGGGAGGGGGCGGGCATGATCCTGATCCTCGTCGCCCTCGGCCTCCTGACCTACATCGGCTACCGCCAGTCCCGGCTCCTGAAGCTGCCGTGA
- a CDS encoding thioredoxin domain-containing protein: protein MPTENASVKPRENPIWRSLLTGLLAAAGIAVMVYYNLCETDCSYLQGDLFGIDLKHVGIGFMAALIVLVLARQPWLIRILLAGALGGEVHLLAFQVREDVFCPFCLTFAGILLAAYVVNYEFRGKGDKGMLRSLLYLPGEAVIPFLKNLRLPLIGVALAGYLVMIAAFSGSITPAYGADESPVPSFGKGKIAVTIFTDYFCQPCQSVEKDLEPVLEAVLKNEQATVMFVDMPIHRQTVLYAKYFLYAVRAANDYRDVLQARRQLFDLAKGSAPGSDADLTGALQARHVRLSPHDVKPAFKALDEIIQRHKISSTPTMMVQYSPSDVRTYRGTTEIRQGLESLKKALAPEKAPKRKSRRGKA, encoded by the coding sequence ATGCCCACGGAAAATGCCTCCGTGAAGCCTCGCGAGAACCCGATCTGGCGGAGCCTCCTGACGGGTCTCCTGGCCGCGGCAGGCATCGCAGTCATGGTTTACTACAATCTCTGCGAGACCGACTGCAGCTATCTCCAGGGCGATCTTTTCGGCATCGACCTCAAACACGTGGGAATCGGATTCATGGCGGCCCTGATCGTCCTGGTCCTGGCGCGGCAGCCCTGGCTGATCCGGATCCTGCTGGCCGGCGCCCTGGGCGGGGAGGTGCACCTGCTCGCCTTCCAGGTCCGGGAAGACGTCTTTTGTCCGTTCTGCCTGACATTTGCGGGGATTCTGCTGGCGGCATACGTCGTCAACTACGAGTTCAGGGGAAAGGGAGATAAAGGTATGCTGCGAAGCCTTCTGTACCTGCCCGGAGAGGCCGTCATTCCGTTTCTGAAGAACCTGCGCCTGCCGCTGATCGGTGTGGCGCTGGCGGGGTATCTGGTCATGATAGCCGCGTTTTCCGGCTCGATAACACCCGCCTACGGGGCGGATGAATCCCCCGTACCCTCGTTCGGGAAGGGGAAGATCGCCGTCACCATCTTCACGGACTATTTCTGTCAACCCTGCCAATCCGTGGAAAAGGACCTGGAACCGGTCCTGGAAGCGGTCCTGAAGAACGAGCAGGCGACGGTGATGTTTGTGGACATGCCCATTCACAGGCAGACCGTGCTTTATGCAAAGTATTTTCTCTATGCCGTCCGGGCCGCGAACGACTATCGGGACGTCCTGCAGGCGCGCCGCCAGCTGTTTGACCTGGCGAAAGGGAGCGCCCCGGGATCGGACGCCGACCTTACGGGGGCGCTCCAGGCACGCCACGTCCGGCTGTCTCCCCATGACGTGAAACCGGCTTTCAAAGCCCTGGATGAGATCATCCAGCGGCATAAGATCAGTTCCACACCGACCATGATGGTGCAGTACTCCCCTTCGGATGTTCGCACCTACCGGGGAACGACGGAGATCCGGCAGGGACTGGAATCCCTGAAGAAGGCCCTGGCGCCGGAAAAGGCGCCGAAGAGGAAGTCAAGAAGGGGAAAGGCCTGA
- the trmFO gene encoding methylenetetrahydrofolate--tRNA-(uracil(54)-C(5))-methyltransferase (FADH(2)-oxidizing) TrmFO, with the protein MTTRQPTIIVGGGLAGCEAAWQLLRRGHPVEMREMKPSRYSPAHRSPLLAELVCSNSLRSGRVEDAPGLLKEEMRRLDSLLMDAADATAVPAGRALAVDRTLFSHRIEEALVKQDRFRLVHEEVTEIPEDRTVILASGPLTSDSLAESIARLTGRGYLHFYDAISPIVEAETIDRTRVFSASRYDAGEGDYLNCPLGREEYERFHTALTTGEEVPLHDFEEARFFEGCLPVEVLAKRGALALAYGPMKPVGLTDPRTGRPPFAVVQLRRENLEGTLYNLVGFQTKLTRPEQARIFRMIPGLENAGFARYGSIHRNTFIDSPTLLDSSLQLRGREGIFFAGQITGVEGYIESAAMGLLAGLNVAFRLEGNALPPPGKETAIGALLHHITESGRKDFQPMNVNFGLFTPLGLKLRRRFRGEAYARRALEALEQWKRSL; encoded by the coding sequence ATGACGACGCGCCAGCCCACGATCATCGTAGGCGGAGGCCTCGCCGGCTGCGAAGCCGCCTGGCAGCTTCTGCGCCGGGGCCATCCGGTGGAGATGCGGGAGATGAAGCCCTCCCGGTATTCGCCGGCCCACCGCTCGCCCTTGCTGGCAGAGCTGGTTTGCAGTAACTCCCTCCGTTCCGGCCGCGTCGAGGACGCCCCGGGCCTCCTGAAGGAGGAGATGCGGCGGCTGGACTCCCTCCTGATGGACGCGGCCGACGCCACGGCCGTTCCCGCCGGCCGGGCCCTGGCGGTGGACCGGACCCTGTTTTCGCACCGGATTGAGGAAGCCCTGGTGAAACAGGACCGTTTCCGGCTCGTGCATGAAGAAGTGACGGAGATCCCCGAGGACCGGACGGTCATTCTCGCCTCGGGCCCCCTGACCTCTGACTCCCTCGCCGAATCCATCGCCCGCCTCACCGGACGCGGCTATCTCCACTTCTACGACGCCATCTCCCCCATCGTGGAGGCCGAGACCATCGACCGCACCCGCGTCTTTTCCGCCTCCCGGTACGACGCCGGCGAGGGGGACTACCTGAACTGCCCGCTGGGCCGGGAGGAGTACGAGCGGTTTCACACCGCCCTGACGACGGGGGAGGAAGTGCCCCTGCACGACTTCGAGGAGGCCCGGTTCTTCGAGGGCTGCCTGCCCGTGGAGGTCCTGGCGAAACGGGGAGCCCTCGCCCTGGCGTACGGCCCCATGAAGCCCGTCGGGCTTACGGATCCCCGCACCGGGCGTCCTCCGTTCGCCGTCGTCCAGCTCCGGCGGGAAAACCTGGAAGGAACGCTCTACAATCTCGTCGGATTCCAGACGAAGCTCACCCGGCCGGAGCAGGCGCGGATCTTCCGGATGATCCCGGGGCTGGAGAACGCCGGGTTCGCCCGGTACGGGAGCATCCACCGGAACACGTTCATCGACTCCCCTACCCTTCTGGATTCCTCCCTTCAACTCCGGGGCCGGGAGGGAATCTTCTTCGCCGGCCAGATCACCGGCGTGGAGGGATACATCGAATCGGCGGCCATGGGCCTGCTGGCGGGGCTGAACGTCGCCTTCCGCCTGGAGGGAAACGCTCTCCCCCCGCCGGGGAAGGAAACGGCGATCGGCGCCCTGCTTCACCACATCACGGAGTCGGGCCGAAAGGATTTCCAGCCGATGAACGTCAATTTCGGCCTGTTCACCCCCCTGGGGCTGAAGCTCCGCCGCCGGTTTCGCGGGGAGGCCTATGCCCGCCGCGCCCTGGAGGCGCTGGAACAGTGGAAACGATCCCTTTGA